The DNA segment TAAAGATAACTCTATGGTAACATAATTTTGATGAATTTCTAGGAATATGGCATGATCCCCGAGGACGCCGATGAAACAATTCTTGAAAGCGATGATTCTGAGCTGGAAGAAACGCCAGTTGATAATTATCCCAAGGATACTCTTAAAGAGTATCGTCTTCAGCTTCAAAACGAAGTGAATTTCAGCGAAATGAAAAACACGCAGAAAACCGACGATTCTATACGACGTTATATTGAATCATGCTCGCAATATCTGGCGAATATAGATCTAGATCCATTATCCGAACTGACAAATGAGCCCTCCCAAATAATGCTCACTAACTCAAACGAAGGTAAAACCAACAACATTCATCCAAGCCAAAATTTAGCTGAAGTTTTAAAAGATAACGGATCTAATGTGTGTGTCAACGCTAATGATTCAGATGCTGCATCAATGAGTTCTAATGATTTGGAAACCGATAACGTTCCCGAACTGCACGACATGGATCCAAATTCCCGAATGTATCGTTTAAAATTGGTGGAAAAGCTTTTGAATGATACACGCAGTCAGCGATCTTATTCAACCACTGCTAGTACTATAGCGCCATCAGTTATAACTGATcgtattcgaaaaaatatggGCGCAAAAGAAAAACGTGAAATGCGTAAGCATTGTGTGGCGAAAGGCGAGGCCAGTGCAGTGCACAGGCATCGCAAAGAAAATAAGGATGTGGTTAAAGAGTATGCTGGATGGGACTTTTGAAGAGCTTCCATTTTGTATTTCCAAACGAATGAGTGATAAATAAACGAActaacgaaattaaaaaaaacagacatcgctcttttgatatttgcttcgttaaaaatataatttccaaGTTGCTCTATTCaccaatcaaatattttatatacatacatacatatttcaatgaACACTTTCTTTAATATGGATGTCACTTGATGTaagtacttttttaatattttaatatcagGCTACGGATGATTTTATTAGTGGAGGGCATCACCATTCATGGATCCACCTACCTAACTACCTTAAAGAAAGCCGATCCATGAAAACTGTTGCTTTCAAATCTACTTAAATGTTATTTATCATATAAACAGCATATACCTTTAGTTGTTATGTGGATTTGAGTATTATTGCTCATCAGATGCTTTTTGTAATCAGTATTGGGACAGACTTGCTATAAGGTActaatcaataatttattttccgaAAGTTTTTGGACATGAGTTGATGCAAAATGATCAATGTGAAGCGTTTgcgaatcaataaaaatactaaagtcGCATTGAAGGTTTCTTtaagattattttatttgtacagAGCAATCTATCATTCTTACATTCAAATCTAATCAGATACATCTAGAAGTCCTTTTCGATCGAAATATGGTAGTAGTGCTTTGATTATACTTTGCACCTTTTTATTGGTATACaatcttttgtaaaaatttttggaacgcTCATTAACCTCGGTTAAGCTATTAAGGTCTGAATCGTCACTATTTTCACTGATCTGGAGCGGTTGGTTTACTATCGTAGATGTTAATGCTGGAAAGTAAGAAGATTTTAATgtatcatttatataaaaaaagagtaaaaaatgtaaaaaaataccatAGAAACGTCGATCTTCCAATTGAATACAGAGCTCGTGTAAGGAAGGAATATGCCCACCATATGTGAGCTTGTGTAGTGTGCTACTTAAAACCTCATGGTAATATTGAATTAATTCATCCTGACGATGCAAACGCAGTTGGTTTTCAAATGAAGTGTTAATTAGATAATGTAAGTCCCCGGCTGGCGATGACCAATTACTAAATTGAAAATCAATTAAGCGTGCATCCTTAACGTGCTTTGTGCGATTATTGTCGCCATGCTCTTCAAATGAGAACATTATATTAGTGGTCCAAACGTCGCCATGAATGAGCGTGAGGAAATGTCCCTCTTTAGGATCAAAACTCCGCACAGAATACTCGAATATATAGGGCTTCAGTTTGAGTAATTTCTCTTTGTAGTAATGTCCCAATTCCTCACAATTGTCAGCGAAATTTGCACATACCTCAACCATGCCTTCGTGGAAAGGTTCAAAGGCGTGATTTGAACGTCTGAGATACCCACCTTGTAAATTTGTCAAAATCTTTGGCGTGCGTTCGTTAAGCACAGCGGCAGTAGCATGAAATTTAGCCAGTTTCCTCAAGATTAGCCGAGCTTGCGACTCATCCAGCCCGGCTATACGATCACCTACGATAAAGTCCGACGCCGACAAATCCTCAAAAATTATAGCTGATCGTTCGAAATCCACATGTATTGTATCGGCAAAGAGCTTCTCATCATCCCCTATTTCTACCAATAATGCGGTCATTTGTGGTAGAATCTGTTTATACATAAGCATTTCTCTGTTGTAAACATCGAAATCATTCATAAATCTAGCAATGACTGGATCACCCTCATAATTAGTTTTTGCGATGTAAAATGCCTGACGCGGCTCCTTGCAGTTTGACTCCAGGAACTCTACTTTAAAACGCGTTAAAGTACTAATGAAACTATCACCTTTTGATGTTCCGCTAGAGTCACTAAGATTTGTTACAATGAGTCCTTTGTCTTTTTTGTATTCACGCAAAATTGTCTCGAAGTATTCCTTTGTTAACCAAGTTAAAACTGACTCAGTTGTTTccttcattttaattaaatcaaattcaatGCGATCACTGCTAAGCACAACCGAGTTCTAGagacaacaaaatatttgatgaaTCTTTTATATAAGATGCCTCTTATAATTTACCTAGTTTTACAGTGAGCTGATAAGAATAGAAATGGGTGCAATGAGAGCAGTAATTTCTTCACATTATGGTGGTAACAAAAGGTAGTAACTTTGAGAATTGTTCGCAGTTGTGCTTAACTTTTCCGATCTTTCAAGagtaacaattttaataaagtgCGAAAATTGTAGAATATCATAGCTCTTCATCTCTAGACTCATCCAAATATCAAGAATGAATTTTGACTAAGGAACACCATTTTAAAAGGTACTTTTGATGACAATAAAGCTTTTTTAGACGaataattttgatgaaattttctaaGCTCTACTCAATTATAACATTATTGAAGATTTCCCAAATTACGTCCGTAAAGaggaagtttttaaaataaatttagaccTTGTTGCTTACTTCTTACGATTTACACTCATTTAAACGAGTGAAGTTAGCTATGTGCACAATCCCCTAATACCCATGTACACTTATTTGTTTAATCATAGTAACCACTTGTACATATACTACATTGAAAAACTTCTGTACAAATATATGACAGATTAACTATTtgttaagttttattaaatCGAAATAACACAGAGATGTTTCGAAGCGTATTACAAATTGTTATTGCTATTCCGCTGGGCACTTGCATATAGCCTtatcttacatatacatacatatgtacatatgtatataagaaataaGTGCATTGTCAAGGAGCTGTCTCCTATACGTTTTGATAGTAGTTGGTATTGTAATCatcacttaaataaatattttttcgtactCACTACTATTTATTAGATATCGTGATCATGTTAAATTTACAATGAAAGTCGCTGCGAAAGCAAAAGTGCATACTAATTTGGCCTCCCCAGGTTGAGATTATGATAGATCAAATGAAACAACATTAGTATTAACCTATAGATGCGGTATAATGTCaacccgaagttcgaaaatgttCTTGTTAGATACATGGACGTTAAGGGGAGTATAGACCCgatttttggcacaaagaatactgtcatcacaaaaatattctccCCGAACTTCAATTTAAATCCGATATCTTGAGGGCATTGTTTGTACAAAGTTGTATTTTGATAACCTCATTCATGTTTGATTTGTATgctgtaaagtgaaagaatcagatggattTTACTTTCCATATATTAGGCGTGGCTGTCATCCgattttacttatgtatatctaactcgattgattttaggtgaacaaaagtATGTTATTACCTTGTAGtaatcgaatgcgatattcgccgtggccaaggCGCAAacaaccataaatctttcgcagaacctttctctcgaaaactcgcaacgtcgactcatcagttattgtcatcgtccaagcctctgcaccggATTAGgggaatatttaataaaattatggtGCCCAGCACCAACCGAAATATACATCAATCCGATCGAAACATTAAAAACCAAGGGGACAGCGCtaacatatatactttatggttAAATATAAAACGATGTTTAAGTTGTCTGTCgtgtacaaaaaaatcttttgttcTGGGTATAAGAAGGCGAATTTTCAAGACCATTGCAATGATTATCATTTACTTCTGTACTCTACGTAAAGATGAGATTGAGAtatgcctacatacatatgtattaaacaATGCTAACATTTTACGACATAATAACCATATATTACCCGCAAACGCGTTAATTCCACCTTACATTCTCTGTATTTGTTCATGAATTTTGGGATTCCgcacaatttatatttattatcgtaAGTATCTGTGCGCAATTTTTTGCACAGAATATTGTGAAATAGACTTATCTTAACGACAGATCTAAGTACTCAACTTCTAATTATCGTACTCATATTAAAGACGCTTCTAAATTAGTTGGAGCATATTTGTCCCTTAATTTaagttattcttcaaaattctCATAGCGGAGTTAGATTAGAGTCAAAATTTAGAGTCGGCCTAAAGTTAAAGCAACAGTTTTATATGAAACAATATCTTAGAAATTTATACGTTTTGCATTTATGGTTTAAACTAAAACCAGTCATGCTAAGTAACGAGCCGCAGGGCGTAGTGGTCTGCCTGATTTCAGCTGAAAGGATGTACTGAACTGGTCGGGACAGGGTCGAAGAACTCGTCTTCATTTTCGTTTCCACTTAAAGCAAGCCTTGTGCGATTTACTGTTAACTCTGTCcgacacacatgcatatgcgaGTGTAAGTGTAGTAATGTTGAGCGTTGTAAACCGTGTAAAAGTTGTTTGCTCATTTGTG comes from the Bactrocera neohumeralis isolate Rockhampton chromosome 2, APGP_CSIRO_Bneo_wtdbg2-racon-allhic-juicebox.fasta_v2, whole genome shotgun sequence genome and includes:
- the LOC126768097 gene encoding uncharacterized protein LOC126768097; amino-acid sequence: MKDIKYQTAPLWLTTEYVESFLRKYKKDEGLSITKLDIKPATKKGDNYASVMTRISVDFKLSTKETEHGLYIVKTSHESDPFTASIMSQYDIYNTEMLMYEKVLPKLTELLKEIGDTDKLFADTIYVDYKHSAIIFEDLAVLKFVIPDRLVGMDEAQTMLTLKKLAKMHATAAVLNEREPGILTKLQRGIFNRETSGFAPFFEGVLEACADFAGECASLGSYYKNKLHKLKSHVMEYGTRAFDPRQDDFLTLNHGDMWTNNVMLRYEYCDGSDERSTTGRVIKDILLIDFQFSAWTSPALDLHYFFQTSLPLEFKLHREDELVKYYHGFLSETLRLLHYKGHIPSLHEFTVQMESHRFYAVASSLTCQALLINDKTDEADFNIMMGTGERSHAFHRLLYTNKRIQDNAIALLPYFDRKGLLDVTKNSVVLSSDRIEFDLIKMKETTESVLTWLTKEYFETILREYKKDKGLIVTNLSDSSGTSKGDSFISTLTRFKVEFLESNCKEPRQAFYIAKTNYEGDPVIARFMNDFDVYNREMLMYKQILPQMTALLVEIGDDEKLFADTIHVDFERSAIIFEDLSASDFIVGDRIAGLDESQARLILRKLAKFHATAAVLNERTPKILTNLQGGYLRRSNHAFEPFHEGMVEVCANFADNCEELGHYYKEKLLKLKPYIFEYSVRSFDPKEGHFLTLIHGDVWTTNIMFSFEEHGDNNRTKHVKDARLIDFQFSNWSSPAGDLHYLINTSFENQLRLHRQDELIQYYHEVLSSTLHKLTYGGHIPSLHELCIQLEDRRFYALTSTIVNQPLQISENSDDSDLNSLTEVNERSKNFYKRLYTNKKVQSIIKALLPYFDRKGLLDVSD